ATTACACAGCATGCCTCTTGCCAAAAATATCGACGTCCGCTCTTCCGGATCTTCGATTCCTGCTTGCTGAAAAGCTTCCAATACCAGCTGTTTCACATCGCTCATTCCCTGGGTCATTGCTGCACGGATCGGTGTTTCCATAATCGTCTGAGCTTGCATCTGAAGCAAGATCTCATTCCGGTGCGACTCCATGATTTGTTCATAGGCACGAATGAAGCCCTTTTCCAGAAGCGCTGGCTCAACCGTATTCCTTACAGTCTGAAAAGCGTGCAGAATTCGCTGCCAAGACAGTTCTAACGCCGCGACCAGCAAAGATTCTTTCGTAAAAAAGCGGTACACATACGGTTGGGAAATTGCTGCACGTTCAGCAACTTGCGCAGTTGTCGCCCGATAGTAACCTAGCTCTGCGAAAACCTCAATAGCGGCAGAAATGATATCATTGCGTCGATCCGTCGATGTTGTACCTTTGACCATGACCTTCCTACCCTCCCTTCAATATTATTGATTGACCAATCACTAACTGAATTCAGTATAGAATACATTTAAACATATTGCAAGTATCAACTTCCTTATTATCGAAACTTGCAATTGCCAAGTCCTCCGAAGCGGAACTCCAGTACCCTATTTAGGCAAAAAGCAGGGGTGCGAGGGTCATAGCGGAACTACAGGGTCTTA
Above is a genomic segment from Paenibacillus sp. HWE-109 containing:
- a CDS encoding TetR/AcrR family transcriptional regulator, with the translated sequence MVKGTTSTDRRNDIISAAIEVFAELGYYRATTAQVAERAAISQPYVYRFFTKESLLVAALELSWQRILHAFQTVRNTVEPALLEKGFIRAYEQIMESHRNEILLQMQAQTIMETPIRAAMTQGMSDVKQLVLEAFQQAGIEDPEERTSIFLARGMLCNVSMALNMPDLMLKR